The following proteins are encoded in a genomic region of Streptomyces collinus Tu 365:
- a CDS encoding SDR family oxidoreductase: MPTVVITGASAGIGRATARLYGRRGADVVLVARGKGGLEAAADEVAALGGRPLVQTADVSDPAQVEAVAEAAEKEFGPIDVWINCAFSSVFAPFEEITPEEYKRITEVTYLGFVNGTRAALKRMLPRDRGTIVQVGSALGERSIPLQSGYCGAKHAVNGFTSALRVELLHRGSNVHVTVAQMPAVNTPQFDWVRDRLSRHPMPVPPIYQPEVAARGVAYAADHPRRKQYYVGATTVATIWANRLAPALLDRYLARTGFDSQQTDSVPPSGLGNLFEPADRERADDQGAHGSFDEVSHARSWQEILVRHPAATVLGTGAAVLGAVSAIRRLAS, translated from the coding sequence ATGCCCACCGTCGTCATCACCGGGGCCAGCGCCGGGATCGGCCGCGCCACCGCCCGCCTCTACGGCCGGCGCGGCGCCGACGTCGTGCTCGTCGCCCGCGGCAAGGGCGGCCTGGAAGCGGCCGCCGACGAGGTCGCGGCGCTCGGCGGGCGCCCCCTCGTCCAGACCGCCGACGTGTCCGACCCGGCCCAGGTGGAGGCCGTGGCCGAGGCCGCGGAGAAGGAGTTCGGCCCCATCGACGTGTGGATCAACTGCGCCTTCTCCAGCGTGTTCGCGCCGTTCGAGGAGATCACCCCCGAGGAGTACAAGCGGATCACCGAGGTGACCTACCTCGGCTTCGTCAACGGCACCCGTGCCGCGCTCAAGCGCATGCTGCCCCGCGACCGGGGCACCATCGTGCAGGTCGGCTCCGCGCTCGGCGAGCGGTCGATCCCGCTCCAGTCGGGGTACTGCGGGGCCAAGCACGCCGTCAACGGCTTCACCTCCGCCCTGCGCGTCGAACTGCTGCACCGCGGCAGCAACGTGCACGTCACCGTCGCCCAGATGCCGGCCGTCAACACGCCCCAGTTCGACTGGGTCCGCGACCGGCTGTCCCGACACCCCATGCCGGTGCCGCCGATCTACCAGCCGGAGGTCGCCGCGCGCGGGGTGGCGTACGCGGCGGACCACCCGCGCCGCAAGCAGTACTACGTCGGCGCCACCACCGTGGCCACGATCTGGGCCAACCGGCTGGCCCCCGCCCTGCTCGACCGCTACCTGGCCCGAACCGGCTTCGACTCCCAGCAGACCGACAGCGTCCCGCCGTCCGGCCTCGGCAACCTCTTCGAACCGGCCGACCGGGAGCGCGCCGACGACCAGGGCGCGCACGGCTCCTTCGACGAGGTCTCCCACGCCCGCTCGTGGCAGGAGATCCTGGTACGGCACCCGGCCGCCACCGTCCTCGGCACCGGCGCCGCCGTCCTGGGCGCGGTGAGCGCCATCCGGCGTCTGGCCTCCTGA
- a CDS encoding MarR family winged helix-turn-helix transcriptional regulator — protein sequence MADISESAVRTARDLRVVFSRLRRRIREVAQDADLTPSQESALSLVGKHGAATASALAAAEGVRPQSMATTLAALEQHGLIRRAPDPDDGRRQLVTLTEAGLARVEGNKQLREEWLARAFQDRYTEEERQAVLRALELMARLSQP from the coding sequence ATGGCCGACATCTCCGAATCCGCCGTTCGCACGGCCCGTGACCTGCGCGTGGTGTTCAGCCGGCTGCGGCGCCGCATCCGCGAGGTCGCGCAGGACGCCGACCTGACACCGTCGCAGGAGTCGGCCCTGTCCCTGGTCGGCAAGCACGGCGCGGCCACGGCCAGCGCCCTCGCCGCGGCGGAGGGAGTGCGTCCGCAGTCGATGGCGACCACGCTCGCCGCCCTGGAGCAGCACGGCCTGATCCGGCGCGCCCCCGACCCCGACGACGGCCGCCGCCAGCTCGTCACCCTCACCGAGGCCGGCCTGGCCCGGGTCGAGGGCAACAAGCAGCTGCGCGAGGAGTGGCTGGCCCGCGCCTTCCAGGACCGCTACACCGAGGAGGAGCGGCAGGCGGTCCTGCGGGCGCTGGAGCTGATGGCGCGGCTCTCCCAGCCCTGA
- a CDS encoding class I SAM-dependent methyltransferase, with protein MKRHEFLRELHKVSANRNYLEIGVNDGRSLTLSRVPSIAIDPAFKVVTEIRCDVHLAKATSDDFFARDNPLAHLRGGRHPLRNLARNRSPFGYFRRTTVDLSFIDGMHLFEYALRDFINIEKHADWASVIVFDDMLPRNVDEAARDRHTNAWTGDVYKLVEILGRHRPDLVTVLVDTAPTGQLVVFGADPASTVLKDRYDEIVAEFDVPDPQKVPESVLERTTAVAPADFLGAGFWKPLVAARNRGTGRARGWEPLRRALAPYSVSR; from the coding sequence GTGAAACGGCACGAGTTCCTGCGGGAGCTCCACAAGGTCAGCGCGAACCGCAACTACCTGGAGATCGGCGTCAACGACGGGCGCAGCCTGACGCTGTCCCGGGTGCCCAGCATCGCGATCGACCCCGCGTTCAAGGTGGTCACCGAGATCCGCTGCGACGTGCACCTCGCCAAGGCGACCAGCGACGACTTCTTCGCCCGCGACAACCCCCTCGCGCACCTCAGGGGCGGCCGCCACCCGCTGCGCAACCTGGCACGCAACCGCAGCCCGTTCGGGTACTTCAGACGCACCACCGTCGACCTGTCCTTCATCGACGGCATGCACCTGTTCGAGTACGCGCTGCGGGACTTCATCAACATCGAGAAGCACGCGGACTGGGCCAGCGTGATCGTCTTCGACGACATGCTCCCGCGCAACGTCGACGAGGCCGCCCGCGACCGGCACACCAACGCCTGGACCGGCGACGTCTACAAGCTGGTCGAGATCCTGGGCCGCCACCGCCCGGACCTGGTCACGGTCCTGGTCGACACCGCGCCCACCGGCCAGCTCGTGGTGTTCGGCGCCGACCCGGCGAGCACCGTCCTGAAGGACCGCTACGACGAGATCGTCGCGGAGTTCGACGTGCCCGACCCGCAGAAGGTGCCCGAGTCCGTCCTGGAGCGCACCACGGCCGTCGCGCCCGCGGACTTCCTCGGCGCCGGCTTCTGGAAGCCGCTGGTGGCGGCCCGCAACCGCGGGACCGGACGGGCCCGCGGCTGGGAGCCGCTGCGGCGCGCGCTGGCGCCGTACTCCGTCAGCCGCTGA
- a CDS encoding FAD-binding and (Fe-S)-binding domain-containing protein, with protein MTPRDISGLEAALGNDVDGEVRFDAGSRGAYVTDGSNYRQVPLGVVVPRTVEAGARAVAVCARFDVPVLSRGGGTSLAGQTTNTAVVIDWTKYCDRLVSVDPDARTCVVEPGIVLDALNHRLAVHRLQFGPKPSTHSHCALGGMIGNNSCGASAQAYGKTVDNVRRLEVLTYDGQRAWVGPTSPGERARIEAGGGRLAELYRGMDRIATEYMGDIRRGFPRIPRRVSGYNLDSLLPENGFDVAKALVGSEGTLVTVLRAELDLVPVPAYQSLLVLGYEDICAAADDVSHLLEHCSPSQLEAMDGRMAQLMREEGAYLESLDVLPRGDSWLMVQFSGDSQDAVDEQAHALLRAVGRGEKDANVAFSDNPEREQKMLKAREAGLGVTARPPDDRETWEGWEDSAVPPERLGDYLRDLRKLFEEFDYDHPSLYGHFGQGCVHTRIPFGFRTADGVAHFRRFVERAADLVASYDGSLSGEHGDGQSRGELLTRMFGERLVTAFGELKALFDPGNRMNPGKVVDPHPVDGQLRLGPAWRPDTPATHFQFPEDDHSFNRAVMRCVGIGNCRGHSGGVMCPSYRATREEEHSTRGRARLLFEMLDGHADSAIKDGWRSTEVRDALDLCLACKGCKSDCPTGVDMATLKAEFLSQHYAGRMRPAAHYSMGWLPLWARLSRLSPALVNLALHAPGLAGAGKRLAGVAAARSAPVFARQSFLQWWQARGGDEPDPADPRTVVLWPDTFSTYFHPSIAKSAVRVLEDAGFRVAVPAEPVCCGLTWISTGQLPVAEKVLRRTLDVLRPYLDAGTPVIGLEPSCTAVFRSDAPELLPADQDVRRLAGQVRTFAEQLVHHAPDDWRPPRLARHATVQTHCHQHAIMKFDDDRELMRRAHLDAEVLDEGCCGLAGNFGFERGHHEVSMAVGEQGVLPAVRAAAPGSLVLADGFSCRTQIEQGGTGRRALHLAEVLALALDGNLPSEEPERLADRPHGPSRVLRWATTASAVGLVAAAGTGAARRLRHRT; from the coding sequence ATGACCCCACGGGACATCTCCGGCCTGGAGGCCGCACTCGGGAACGACGTGGACGGGGAGGTCCGCTTCGACGCGGGCAGTCGTGGCGCCTACGTCACGGACGGTTCGAACTACCGGCAGGTACCGCTGGGGGTGGTGGTACCGCGCACGGTCGAGGCGGGCGCCCGCGCCGTGGCCGTCTGCGCCCGTTTCGACGTCCCGGTCCTCTCCCGCGGCGGCGGCACCAGCCTCGCCGGGCAGACCACCAACACCGCCGTGGTGATCGACTGGACCAAGTACTGCGACCGGCTGGTCTCCGTCGACCCCGACGCCCGCACCTGCGTCGTCGAGCCCGGCATCGTCCTGGACGCCCTCAACCACCGACTCGCCGTGCACAGGCTCCAGTTCGGGCCCAAACCGTCCACCCACAGCCACTGCGCCCTCGGCGGCATGATCGGCAACAACTCCTGCGGCGCCTCGGCCCAGGCCTACGGCAAGACCGTCGACAACGTGCGCCGCCTGGAAGTCCTCACCTACGACGGGCAGCGCGCCTGGGTGGGCCCCACCTCGCCCGGCGAACGCGCCCGGATCGAGGCGGGCGGCGGACGGCTCGCCGAGCTCTACCGCGGCATGGACCGCATCGCCACCGAGTACATGGGGGACATCCGGCGCGGCTTCCCCAGGATCCCGCGCCGTGTCTCCGGCTACAACCTCGACTCCCTGCTGCCCGAGAACGGCTTCGACGTGGCCAAGGCGCTCGTCGGCAGCGAGGGCACCCTGGTCACCGTCCTGCGCGCCGAACTCGACCTCGTGCCGGTACCCGCGTACCAGTCGCTCCTGGTCCTCGGCTACGAGGACATCTGTGCCGCCGCCGACGACGTCTCCCACCTCCTGGAGCACTGCTCGCCGAGCCAGCTGGAGGCCATGGACGGCCGCATGGCCCAGCTCATGCGCGAGGAGGGCGCCTACCTGGAGTCCCTCGACGTCCTTCCCCGGGGCGACAGCTGGCTGATGGTGCAGTTCAGCGGCGACAGCCAGGACGCCGTGGACGAGCAGGCGCACGCCCTGCTGCGGGCCGTCGGCCGCGGCGAGAAGGACGCGAACGTCGCCTTCTCCGACAACCCCGAGCGCGAACAGAAGATGCTCAAGGCCCGCGAGGCCGGACTCGGCGTCACCGCCCGGCCGCCGGACGACCGCGAGACCTGGGAGGGCTGGGAGGACTCCGCCGTCCCGCCCGAGCGGCTAGGCGACTACCTGCGCGACCTGAGGAAGCTGTTCGAGGAGTTCGACTACGACCACCCCTCCCTGTACGGCCACTTCGGGCAGGGCTGCGTCCACACCCGCATCCCGTTCGGGTTCAGGACCGCCGACGGCGTCGCCCACTTCCGCCGCTTCGTCGAACGCGCCGCCGACCTCGTCGCCTCCTACGACGGCTCGCTGTCCGGCGAGCACGGCGACGGGCAGTCCCGCGGCGAACTGCTCACCCGGATGTTCGGCGAACGCCTCGTGACCGCCTTCGGCGAACTGAAGGCGCTGTTCGACCCCGGCAACCGGATGAACCCGGGCAAGGTCGTCGACCCCCACCCGGTCGACGGGCAGCTGCGCCTCGGACCCGCCTGGCGTCCCGACACCCCCGCCACCCACTTCCAGTTCCCCGAGGACGACCACTCCTTCAATCGCGCCGTCATGCGCTGCGTCGGCATCGGCAACTGCCGCGGCCACTCCGGCGGCGTGATGTGCCCCTCCTACCGGGCCACCCGGGAGGAGGAGCACTCCACCCGGGGCCGGGCCCGGCTGCTCTTCGAGATGCTGGACGGGCACGCCGACTCGGCGATCAAGGACGGCTGGCGGTCCACCGAGGTACGCGACGCCCTGGACCTCTGCCTGGCCTGCAAGGGCTGCAAGTCGGACTGCCCGACCGGGGTCGACATGGCGACCCTCAAGGCGGAGTTCCTCTCCCAGCACTACGCGGGCCGGATGCGGCCCGCCGCCCACTACTCGATGGGCTGGCTGCCCCTGTGGGCCCGGCTCTCGCGCCTGTCCCCGGCCCTGGTCAACCTCGCGCTGCACGCCCCCGGTCTCGCCGGCGCGGGCAAGCGGCTGGCCGGCGTCGCCGCGGCCCGCTCGGCCCCCGTGTTCGCCCGGCAGTCCTTCCTGCAGTGGTGGCAGGCGCGCGGCGGCGACGAACCCGACCCGGCCGACCCGCGCACCGTGGTCCTGTGGCCCGACACCTTCAGCACCTACTTCCACCCCTCCATCGCCAAGTCGGCCGTACGGGTCCTGGAGGACGCCGGCTTCCGGGTCGCCGTACCCGCCGAGCCGGTGTGCTGCGGACTGACCTGGATCTCCACCGGCCAGCTCCCGGTCGCCGAGAAGGTGCTGCGCCGCACCCTCGACGTGCTGCGCCCCTACCTGGACGCCGGCACCCCGGTCATCGGCCTCGAACCCTCCTGCACCGCCGTCTTCCGCTCCGACGCCCCCGAACTGCTGCCCGCCGACCAGGACGTGCGGCGGCTCGCCGGACAGGTCCGCACCTTCGCCGAACAGCTCGTCCACCACGCGCCCGACGACTGGCGGCCCCCGCGACTGGCCCGCCACGCCACCGTGCAGACCCACTGCCACCAGCACGCCATCATGAAGTTCGACGACGACCGCGAACTCATGCGCCGCGCCCACCTCGACGCCGAGGTCCTCGACGAGGGCTGCTGCGGCCTCGCCGGCAACTTCGGCTTCGAACGCGGCCACCACGAGGTGTCCATGGCCGTCGGCGAACAGGGCGTCCTGCCCGCCGTCCGCGCGGCGGCCCCCGGCAGCCTGGTCCTCGCCGACGGCTTCAGCTGCCGCACCCAGATCGAGCAGGGCGGCACCGGCCGCCGCGCGCTGCACCTCGCCGAGGTCCTCGCCCTCGCCCTGGACGGCAACCTGCCCAGCGAGGAACCCGAACGCCTGGCCGACCGCCCGCACGGGCCGTCCCGCGTCCTGCGCTGGGCGACGACCGCCTCGGCCGTCGGCCTGGTCGCCGCGGCCGGCACCGGCGCGGCCCGGCGGCTGCGGCATCGCACCTGA
- a CDS encoding metallophosphoesterase family protein, translating into MRLLLMSDTHLPKRAKRLPDPLLAELPHADVVFHAGDWVDTATLDLLESRSRRLVGVYGNNDGPELRARLPEVAYAELDGLRFGVVHETGPAKGREARCAARFPDLDVLVFGHSHIPWDSTAPGGPRLLNPGSPTDRRRQPYRTYLTATLADGTLTDVTLHRLPER; encoded by the coding sequence GTGCGCCTGCTCCTGATGTCCGACACCCACCTGCCCAAGCGCGCCAAGCGGCTCCCGGACCCGCTGCTCGCCGAACTCCCGCACGCCGACGTCGTGTTCCACGCCGGTGACTGGGTGGACACCGCCACCCTCGACCTGCTGGAGAGCCGCAGCCGCCGGCTGGTCGGCGTGTACGGCAACAACGACGGCCCCGAGCTGCGGGCCCGGCTGCCCGAGGTGGCGTACGCCGAACTCGACGGCCTGCGCTTCGGCGTGGTCCACGAGACCGGGCCCGCCAAGGGCCGCGAGGCCCGCTGCGCCGCCCGCTTCCCGGACCTGGACGTGCTGGTCTTCGGACACAGCCACATCCCCTGGGACAGCACCGCCCCCGGCGGACCGCGACTGCTCAACCCCGGCTCCCCGACCGACCGCCGCCGCCAGCCGTACCGCACCTACCTGACCGCGACCCTCGCGGACGGCACGCTCACCGACGTGACCCTGCACCGGCTGCCCGAGCGATAG
- the rfbC gene encoding dTDP-4-dehydrorhamnose 3,5-epimerase: protein MRQLGIADAWVLEPKVFPDERGSFHEWYRGAEFREATGYDLTLAQANCSVSRRGVLRGVHFADVPPGQAKYVTCVRGAVLDVVVDVRVGSPTFGRWEAVRLDDDTRHAVFLAEGLGHAFMALTDDATVVYVCSAGYAPGREHGVHPLDPGLGIPWPEGVEPVMSAKDAEAPTLAEAERSGLLPGYADCSAHYERLRSGRFSG, encoded by the coding sequence ATGCGGCAGTTGGGGATAGCGGACGCCTGGGTGCTGGAGCCGAAGGTGTTCCCGGACGAGCGGGGCAGCTTCCACGAGTGGTACCGGGGCGCGGAGTTCCGCGAGGCCACCGGGTACGACCTCACGCTCGCCCAGGCCAACTGCTCGGTGTCCCGGCGAGGCGTGCTGCGGGGTGTCCACTTCGCCGACGTGCCGCCCGGGCAGGCCAAGTACGTCACCTGTGTGCGCGGTGCCGTGCTGGACGTGGTCGTGGACGTCCGGGTGGGCTCGCCCACCTTCGGCCGGTGGGAGGCGGTGCGCCTGGACGACGACACCCGGCACGCCGTGTTCCTGGCGGAGGGTCTCGGACACGCCTTCATGGCGCTGACCGACGACGCCACCGTGGTGTACGTGTGCTCGGCCGGGTACGCGCCGGGGCGCGAGCACGGCGTGCATCCGCTCGATCCCGGTCTGGGCATCCCCTGGCCGGAGGGTGTCGAGCCGGTGATGTCGGCCAAGGACGCCGAGGCGCCCACTCTGGCCGAGGCGGAGCGGTCCGGGCTGCTGCCCGGCTACGCGGACTGCTCCGCCCACTACGAGCGGCTGCGCTCGGGCCGGTTCAGCGGCTGA
- a CDS encoding glycosyltransferase family 2 protein, with amino-acid sequence MPVKVSVVVPVYNPGPYIEECVASLLRQSLPPDEFEVIFVDDGSTDATPARLDALAAEHRHISVIHQENSGWSGRPRNVGIEASRGEFVMFVDNDDHLGDEALERMYAYGVANGADVIVGKMAGKGRPVPVELFRRNRPRATVADAPLIDSLTPHKMLRRAFLERTGLRFPEGRRRLEDHVFVTEAYLRADNVSVLGDYVCYYHVKREDAANAGFQRFEPVGYFKNLREALDVVERYTEPGPLRDRLLRRWLRVEMVERMSGRRLLAMPDDYRRDLLREMHAVVVERFGPGVAPGLRPDQRIVAALIREDRYDDLVAYATWETGVRPRAVPTAVEWQEGTLRVRFTAEYHDPDGPLTVDPEVSGPAAGSAPADLAEATERLAAAAADGFEDARADLVLRDRRTAASFFQPVEISRERVPAGDGRVRLVLRGTATVDPAAAAGGAALSGGLWDAYVRVSLGGWTKECRLGPAPERAAALPPAGLVAGRVVLPYWTKQYRNLSLDVDRAVRSLGLHRLTPADAAVSDTEVLTVALPLHVPDTTDVAVRLTDTASGRTLDRAAVLTPADGAHALLEAALPSDDLRGTTWRTDLRPAGGRVLALPLLLRAGRARGAVEVTRGAPARPLRRVLRAARRLLGVVRGSAGTTTTTRRA; translated from the coding sequence ATGCCGGTCAAGGTCAGCGTCGTCGTACCCGTGTACAACCCCGGCCCGTACATCGAGGAGTGCGTCGCCTCGCTGCTGCGGCAGTCACTGCCTCCCGACGAGTTCGAAGTGATCTTCGTGGACGACGGCTCCACGGACGCCACCCCGGCCCGGCTCGACGCACTCGCCGCCGAGCACCGGCACATCAGCGTCATCCACCAGGAGAACTCCGGCTGGTCGGGCAGGCCCCGCAACGTGGGTATCGAGGCGTCCCGCGGCGAGTTCGTGATGTTCGTCGACAACGACGACCACCTCGGCGACGAGGCCCTGGAGCGGATGTACGCCTACGGGGTGGCGAACGGCGCGGACGTGATCGTGGGCAAGATGGCGGGCAAGGGCCGCCCGGTGCCGGTGGAGCTGTTCCGCCGCAACCGGCCGCGCGCCACCGTGGCCGACGCCCCGCTGATCGACAGCCTCACCCCGCACAAGATGCTCCGGCGCGCCTTCCTCGAGCGCACCGGGCTGCGCTTCCCCGAGGGCCGGCGGCGCCTGGAGGACCACGTCTTCGTCACCGAGGCCTATCTGCGCGCGGACAACGTCTCGGTGCTCGGCGACTACGTCTGCTACTACCACGTCAAACGCGAGGACGCTGCCAACGCCGGCTTCCAGCGCTTCGAGCCCGTCGGCTACTTCAAGAACCTGCGTGAGGCCCTCGACGTCGTCGAGCGGTACACCGAGCCGGGCCCGCTGCGCGACCGGCTGCTGCGCCGCTGGCTGCGGGTGGAGATGGTCGAGCGGATGAGCGGGCGCCGGCTGCTGGCGATGCCCGACGATTACCGGCGCGACCTGCTGCGCGAGATGCACGCGGTCGTCGTGGAGCGCTTCGGCCCCGGGGTCGCTCCCGGGCTCCGCCCCGACCAGCGGATCGTCGCCGCCCTGATCCGCGAGGACCGGTACGACGACCTGGTCGCCTACGCCACCTGGGAGACGGGCGTGCGGCCCAGGGCCGTCCCCACGGCCGTGGAGTGGCAGGAGGGCACGCTGCGGGTGCGCTTCACCGCGGAGTACCACGATCCCGACGGCCCCCTGACCGTGGACCCCGAGGTGTCCGGCCCCGCGGCCGGGAGCGCGCCCGCCGACCTGGCCGAGGCCACGGAACGGCTGGCCGCCGCGGCCGCCGACGGCTTCGAGGACGCCCGCGCCGACCTGGTGCTGCGCGACCGGCGGACCGCCGCGTCCTTCTTCCAGCCGGTGGAGATCAGCCGCGAACGGGTGCCGGCCGGGGACGGCCGCGTCCGGCTGGTGCTGCGCGGCACGGCCACCGTGGACCCCGCCGCCGCGGCGGGCGGCGCTGCGCTGTCCGGCGGCCTGTGGGACGCCTACGTCCGGGTCTCGCTCGGCGGCTGGACCAAGGAGTGCCGGCTGGGCCCCGCCCCGGAGCGGGCGGCCGCGCTGCCGCCCGCCGGGCTCGTCGCCGGCCGGGTGGTGCTGCCGTACTGGACGAAGCAGTACCGCAACCTCTCCCTGGACGTGGACCGGGCCGTCAGGTCGCTCGGCCTGCACCGGCTCACCCCGGCGGACGCGGCGGTGTCCGACACCGAGGTGCTGACCGTCGCGCTGCCGCTGCACGTCCCGGACACCACCGACGTCGCGGTGCGGCTGACCGACACCGCCTCGGGCCGGACGCTCGACCGGGCCGCCGTGCTCACGCCCGCCGACGGCGCGCACGCGCTGCTGGAGGCCGCGCTCCCGTCGGACGACCTGCGCGGCACGACCTGGCGGACCGACCTGCGCCCGGCCGGCGGCCGGGTCCTCGCGCTGCCGCTGCTGCTGCGGGCAGGCCGCGCCCGGGGCGCCGTCGAGGTCACCCGCGGCGCGCCGGCCCGGCCGCTGCGGCGGGTGCTGCGCGCGGCGCGGCGCCTGCTCGGCGTGGTACGGGGCAGCGCCGGCACGACCACGACGACTCGGAGGGCCTGA
- a CDS encoding hydrolase, with product MSLTTLDPRTALVAIDLQNGIVGMPTQPYAGADVVARTAELADAFRDRGLPVVLVRVSFAPDFADAVPGRTERQARGLAFPEGWDTVVEELSGHAGDIRVTKHNWSAFHGTDLEVQLRRRGVTQIVLTGVATSIGVESTARDAYAHGYHVTLATDAMADSDPEAHRGSVERIFPRLGESGTTAEILELLAKTHA from the coding sequence ATGTCGCTCACCACGCTCGACCCCCGTACCGCCCTCGTCGCGATCGACCTGCAGAACGGCATCGTGGGCATGCCCACCCAGCCGTACGCCGGCGCCGACGTCGTGGCGCGCACGGCCGAACTCGCCGACGCCTTCCGGGACCGCGGTCTGCCCGTGGTGCTGGTCCGGGTCTCCTTCGCGCCCGACTTCGCGGACGCCGTGCCCGGCCGCACCGAGCGCCAGGCGCGGGGCCTCGCCTTCCCGGAGGGCTGGGACACGGTCGTCGAGGAGCTGTCCGGCCACGCCGGCGACATCCGCGTCACCAAGCACAACTGGAGCGCCTTCCACGGCACCGACCTGGAGGTCCAGCTCCGCCGCCGCGGCGTCACCCAGATCGTGCTGACCGGCGTCGCCACCAGCATCGGCGTCGAGTCCACCGCGCGCGACGCCTACGCCCACGGCTACCACGTCACCCTCGCGACGGACGCCATGGCCGACAGCGACCCCGAGGCGCACCGGGGCAGCGTGGAGCGGATCTTCCCGCGGCTCGGCGAGAGCGGCACGACGGCGGAGATCCTGGAGCTGCTGGCCAAGACGCACGCCTGA
- a CDS encoding NAD(P)/FAD-dependent oxidoreductase translates to MSRKAVVIGAGVAGILAAAALAPVVDQVVVLDRDALPDTPEHRKGVPQGRHAHLMMDGGLAAMDALVPGTDMRGHLLAAGAHEIHLSRDMIALTPEGWFHRWRRREHPMITCSRALLDWAVRTAVLDSCAGIEIRQAQVVGLMGSGERVTGVRVLADGAEESLEADFVVDASGRGSRIVKWLERLGIDGIRERTVDSGLVNSTRIYRVPRGAEDWPLTLVQPRPHTGEPGRSGMIVPIEGGRWMVSLGGSRGGEPPRDPDGFVEYALALPHPVVGQLIAGAEPLTQVFTSHSTSNARRYLEKAPAWPDGLVVLGDALATFNPSYGQGMSVAALGARILARNVHRRWGGPGLARRIQRELAKPVEGAWTLAVSSDVLYPGVVGGEPTASDLFAARYSKRLTRAATGSYTAASALWDVTGLRAAPTRLMRPGALLAALNGPSLPPLSGPPLTPGEHGILAGLIRGGRSEEAPVAP, encoded by the coding sequence ATGTCGCGTAAGGCTGTCGTCATCGGCGCCGGCGTGGCCGGCATTCTGGCCGCGGCCGCGCTCGCCCCCGTGGTCGACCAGGTGGTCGTGCTGGACCGTGACGCCCTCCCGGACACCCCCGAGCACCGCAAGGGCGTGCCCCAGGGCCGACACGCGCACCTGATGATGGACGGCGGGCTGGCGGCCATGGACGCGCTCGTCCCCGGCACCGACATGCGGGGGCACCTCCTGGCGGCCGGCGCCCACGAGATCCACCTGTCCCGGGACATGATCGCGCTCACCCCCGAGGGCTGGTTCCACCGCTGGCGCCGCCGCGAGCACCCCATGATCACCTGCAGTCGGGCGCTGCTGGACTGGGCCGTGCGCACGGCGGTGCTGGACAGCTGCGCGGGCATCGAGATCCGGCAGGCGCAGGTCGTCGGCCTGATGGGCAGCGGTGAGCGGGTCACCGGCGTCCGCGTCCTGGCGGACGGTGCCGAGGAGAGTCTGGAGGCCGACTTCGTGGTGGACGCGAGCGGGCGCGGTTCGCGGATCGTGAAGTGGCTGGAGCGGCTCGGCATCGACGGCATCCGGGAGCGGACCGTCGACTCGGGCCTGGTCAACTCCACGCGGATCTACCGCGTCCCGCGGGGTGCCGAGGACTGGCCGCTGACGCTCGTGCAGCCCCGCCCCCACACGGGCGAGCCGGGCCGCAGCGGGATGATCGTCCCGATCGAGGGCGGCCGGTGGATGGTCAGTCTCGGCGGGTCCCGCGGGGGCGAACCGCCGAGGGATCCGGACGGGTTCGTGGAGTACGCGCTGGCTCTGCCGCACCCCGTCGTGGGTCAGCTCATCGCCGGCGCCGAACCGCTCACGCAGGTGTTCACCAGCCACAGCACGAGCAACGCCCGCCGTTATCTGGAGAAGGCCCCCGCCTGGCCCGACGGTCTCGTGGTGCTGGGGGACGCGCTGGCCACCTTCAACCCGTCCTACGGACAAGGCATGTCGGTCGCGGCACTGGGCGCCCGGATCCTCGCGCGGAACGTGCACCGGCGGTGGGGCGGCCCCGGTCTCGCCCGCCGCATCCAGCGTGAACTGGCCAAGCCGGTGGAGGGGGCCTGGACGCTGGCCGTCAGCTCCGACGTCCTGTACCCGGGAGTCGTCGGCGGCGAGCCGACGGCCTCGGACCTGTTCGCCGCGAGGTACTCGAAGCGGCTCACGCGGGCCGCGACCGGCTCGTACACGGCCGCATCGGCGCTGTGGGACGTCACCGGCCTGCGGGCCGCCCCCACCCGGCTCATGCGGCCGGGAGCGCTCCTTGCCGCTCTCAACGGCCCCTCGCTGCCGCCGCTGTCGGGTCCGCCGTTGACGCCGGGAGAACACGGGATCCTGGCCGGCCTCATCCGCGGCGGAAGGTCCGAGGAGGCTCCGGTCGCGCCGTAG